A genomic segment from Flavobacterium litorale encodes:
- the porL gene encoding type IX secretion system motor protein PorL/GldL: MMALPKKVMNFAYGMGAAVVIIGALFKLMHWPGASTMLIVGLGTEALIFGLSAFDPVDKELDWSLVYPELAGGDTRKKDAKKETPEDAQGLLSKKLDNMLKEAKIDGQLMASLGASIKNFESAAKGISPTVDSISSQKKYSEEMSMAAAQMESLNSLYKIQLESAARNAEANKEIADNTAKLQQEMQSMTKNIASLNNVYGGMLSAMGNKA; this comes from the coding sequence ATTATGGCACTACCTAAAAAAGTTATGAATTTTGCCTATGGTATGGGGGCAGCAGTTGTTATCATCGGAGCACTTTTCAAGTTAATGCACTGGCCAGGAGCAAGTACAATGCTTATTGTAGGATTGGGAACTGAAGCATTAATTTTTGGTCTTTCTGCTTTTGATCCTGTTGATAAAGAACTAGACTGGTCTCTAGTATATCCTGAATTAGCAGGTGGTGATACAAGGAAAAAAGATGCTAAAAAAGAAACTCCAGAAGATGCACAAGGATTACTTTCTAAAAAACTTGATAACATGTTAAAAGAAGCCAAGATTGATGGTCAGTTAATGGCTAGCCTTGGTGCGAGTATTAAAAATTTCGAATCTGCAGCAAAAGGAATATCGCCAACAGTAGACTCTATATCTTCTCAGAAAAAATACAGTGAAGAAATGTCTATGGCAGCAGCTCAAATGGAATCACTAAACAGTCTTTATAAAATACAGTTAGAGAGTGCAGCTCGTAATGCTGAAGCAAACAAAGAAATTGCTGACAACACGGCAAAACTACAACAAGAAATGCAGTCTATGACTAAAAACATCGCTTCATTAAACAACGTTTACGGAGGTATGCTTTCTGCAATGGGCAACAAAGCCTAA
- the porM gene encoding type IX secretion system motor protein PorM/GldM — protein MAGGKLTPRQKMINLMYLVFIAMLALNMSKEVLSAFGLMNEQFEEANTQAKKTNKDLYDVLALKASESPQFVEAKNMSDKVKKISNNFYLYLEGLKGDITKNFERENGKLPYEAMDKGEMIDEAWFAGDGYSNKGNEIVATINQYKKDMIAAFGKENKYNALKKEIQSKFDTENIKNNEGVSKKYLDYHFKGFPAIASLTKLSAMQNNVETIESNVYNIALGKAAIEATSMNKYKAIVVTDKSAFFSGEEVTGKVVLGRYDDATVPTRVGVDGGKVTMENGQAKFQINAGSIGEQEINGQFVFLEDGKEVEIPIQGNYVVVPRPNEATISADKMNSVYRGVDNPMTISFAGIADSDVNASASGLKKSGKAGKYNWNVTGVSGTKATITVTGKLPDGKAVTSKKEFNVRDIPIPAPSIRGKINSSKGRAQDLSVSTVNVEFPDFVYDLSVTVKSFELYVPGNPGMIVQGNKFDGRAQAAINKARRGDQITITNIKTKLVGNSTYRIRDSTPFIWEVQ, from the coding sequence ATGGCAGGAGGAAAATTAACCCCTAGACAAAAGATGATTAACCTGATGTATCTGGTTTTCATCGCGATGTTGGCACTAAATATGTCCAAAGAGGTACTATCCGCTTTTGGATTGATGAATGAACAGTTTGAGGAAGCAAATACCCAGGCTAAAAAAACAAATAAAGATCTTTACGATGTATTAGCATTAAAGGCTTCTGAGTCACCTCAGTTTGTCGAAGCAAAAAACATGTCAGATAAAGTTAAAAAAATTTCCAATAATTTTTATTTGTATTTAGAAGGTCTCAAGGGAGATATTACTAAAAATTTCGAGAGAGAAAACGGGAAACTTCCTTACGAGGCAATGGATAAAGGAGAAATGATTGATGAAGCTTGGTTTGCTGGAGATGGCTATTCCAATAAAGGGAATGAAATAGTAGCAACCATCAATCAATACAAGAAGGATATGATTGCTGCATTTGGTAAGGAAAATAAATACAATGCACTTAAGAAGGAAATACAGAGTAAGTTTGATACAGAAAACATTAAAAATAATGAAGGAGTGTCAAAAAAATACCTCGATTATCACTTTAAAGGTTTTCCTGCAATTGCTTCATTAACTAAGCTTTCTGCAATGCAAAACAACGTAGAAACGATTGAAAGCAACGTGTACAACATAGCACTTGGTAAAGCAGCTATTGAGGCTACCTCTATGAATAAATATAAAGCTATAGTTGTTACTGATAAATCTGCTTTCTTCTCAGGTGAAGAAGTTACAGGTAAAGTTGTTCTTGGTCGTTATGATGATGCTACTGTTCCTACAAGAGTAGGTGTAGATGGTGGAAAAGTTACTATGGAAAATGGACAAGCAAAATTCCAAATCAATGCTGGTTCAATAGGCGAGCAAGAAATAAATGGTCAATTCGTGTTTCTTGAAGACGGTAAAGAAGTGGAAATACCAATTCAAGGAAATTACGTAGTTGTACCACGCCCTAACGAAGCTACAATTTCTGCTGATAAAATGAACTCTGTGTATAGAGGTGTGGATAACCCAATGACGATTTCATTTGCAGGTATTGCTGATAGTGATGTTAACGCCTCAGCATCTGGACTTAAAAAGTCAGGTAAAGCAGGTAAATACAACTGGAACGTTACAGGAGTTTCTGGTACAAAAGCTACAATAACAGTAACAGGTAAGTTACCTGATGGCAAAGCTGTAACCTCTAAAAAAGAATTCAACGTTAGAGATATACCAATTCCAGCACCTTCTATTCGAGGTAAAATAAACTCGTCTAAAGGTCGTGCGCAAGATTTATCAGTATCTACTGTAAATGTTGAATTCCCTGATTTCGTTTATGATTTAAGTGTTACTGTTAAGTCATTCGAACTTTACGTTCCCGGTAATCCAGGTATGATTGTTCAGGGTAATAAATTTGATGGAAGAGCTCAGGCTGCTATCAATAAAGCAAGAAGAGGAGACCAGATTACAATCACAAACATTAAAACCAAATTAGTAGGAAATTCTACTTACAGAATTAGAGATTCCACGCCTTTTATTTGGGAAGTACAATAA
- the porN gene encoding type IX secretion system ring protein PorN/GldN — protein sequence MNSKSFLLAALFFAGVGSSMAQSNLLNAKTPDEIGQKTAEQELLDNDNPLPYGYVGDRDILFARKVWEVIDLNQRVNFPMLFPVEENIGDDRKSLFTVLLNGIKDGRLTEVYGDSYFTEKKTLEEIQENFYVSMLNSYGVTTMNQYPGETEESLKEQGILTAEHFDTQEVTANDVAAYRIVGTWYFDKRQGELKYRILGICPMAVDALSKLRMGESAEPIELFWVFYPGARDVLHQAKAFNEKNSAMPITFDHLLNSRRFSAMIYKEENVYGDRLIKEYLKDNAQLQLLESERIKDKIRNFEQDMWNY from the coding sequence ATGAATAGCAAAAGTTTTTTATTAGCAGCGTTGTTTTTTGCAGGTGTTGGTTCATCAATGGCTCAGTCTAATCTGCTGAATGCAAAAACACCAGATGAGATAGGACAAAAAACTGCTGAACAGGAGCTGTTAGATAACGATAACCCGTTACCTTACGGTTATGTAGGAGACAGAGATATTTTATTTGCAAGAAAAGTTTGGGAAGTAATTGACCTTAATCAAAGAGTTAACTTTCCGATGTTATTTCCTGTAGAAGAAAATATTGGTGATGATAGAAAATCGCTTTTTACTGTCCTTTTAAATGGAATCAAAGATGGCAGACTTACCGAGGTATATGGTGACTCATACTTTACTGAGAAGAAAACTTTAGAAGAAATTCAAGAGAACTTCTACGTAAGTATGTTAAACAGTTACGGTGTAACTACCATGAACCAGTACCCAGGTGAAACCGAAGAATCTCTTAAGGAACAAGGAATACTTACTGCTGAGCACTTTGATACTCAGGAAGTAACTGCAAACGATGTTGCAGCATACAGAATAGTAGGAACTTGGTACTTTGATAAGAGACAAGGCGAACTTAAGTACAGAATACTTGGTATTTGCCCTATGGCTGTTGATGCATTGAGTAAATTGAGAATGGGTGAAAGTGCAGAACCAATCGAACTATTCTGGGTGTTTTATCCGGGTGCTAGAGACGTACTACACCAAGCTAAAGCCTTTAATGAGAAAAATTCTGCAATGCCAATTACATTTGATCACTTGTTAAACTCTAGACGTTTTAGTGCTATGATATACAAGGAAGAGAATGTATACGGGGACAGACTTATTAAGGAGTACCTTAAGGACAATGCCCAGCTACAACTTTTGGAATCAGAGCGTATAAAAGATAAGATACGTAATTTTGAACAAGATATGTGGAATTACTAA
- a CDS encoding NAD(P)/FAD-dependent oxidoreductase, with the protein MIDFLIVGNGLAGINFAETCFLNNKSHVIISDASHNSTLVAAGIYNPVILKRFSLPADAAEHIAYMAPFYKNIEQRLSVKFMYDVPVYRKFASVEEQNNWFEAMDKPSFTPFLNPEISHKNYPHLPASYGFGSVNGTGYMDTNAFVQVYSSKLKKDGSLLEETFDYDALEVTNDGVRYKNISYKHIVFAEGYGVNSNPYFKELPLDGTKGELLLIKAPDLKLDAIVNASIFILPMGNDYYKVGATYEWNDKTQTPTDAGKSELVEKLEQLITCDYKIIEHLAGVRPTVKDRKPLIGTHPNYARVHLLNGLGTRGVMLGPSMALTLFNSVVHGATIPKTINLNRFKV; encoded by the coding sequence ATGATAGATTTTCTAATTGTAGGCAATGGTTTGGCAGGTATAAATTTTGCCGAAACCTGTTTTCTTAATAATAAATCGCACGTTATTATTAGCGATGCATCCCACAACTCGACGTTGGTTGCTGCAGGGATTTACAATCCTGTTATTTTAAAAAGATTCAGCTTACCTGCCGACGCTGCAGAGCATATAGCGTACATGGCACCTTTCTATAAAAACATAGAGCAAAGGCTCTCGGTTAAATTTATGTATGATGTTCCTGTATACAGAAAGTTTGCATCTGTAGAAGAACAGAACAACTGGTTTGAGGCTATGGATAAACCTAGTTTTACTCCTTTTTTAAATCCTGAAATTAGCCATAAAAACTACCCGCATTTACCAGCCTCTTACGGCTTTGGTAGTGTAAACGGTACGGGTTACATGGACACAAACGCATTTGTACAGGTATATTCGTCCAAATTAAAAAAAGATGGTTCTTTACTTGAAGAAACTTTTGATTACGATGCATTAGAAGTTACAAACGATGGCGTGCGATATAAAAATATATCATACAAACATATTGTATTTGCTGAAGGATATGGGGTAAATTCAAACCCTTATTTTAAAGAATTACCATTGGATGGTACTAAAGGGGAGCTACTATTAATTAAAGCTCCTGATTTAAAACTTGATGCTATAGTAAATGCCAGTATATTTATCCTTCCTATGGGGAATGATTACTATAAAGTAGGGGCTACATACGAATGGAATGATAAAACACAAACGCCAACCGATGCTGGTAAAAGTGAATTGGTTGAAAAATTAGAGCAACTAATTACTTGCGATTATAAGATTATAGAGCATTTAGCAGGGGTACGCCCTACTGTTAAAGATAGAAAGCCATTGATTGGTACGCACCCTAATTATGCAAGAGTACATTTATTAAATGGGCTTGGTACACGTGGGGTTATGCTAGGGCCATCTATGGCGTTAACACTATTCAATTCAGTAGTACACGGAGCAACTATCCCTAAAACAATAAACTTAAATCGGTTTAAGGTTTAG
- a CDS encoding DUF983 domain-containing protein, translating to MLKKGSKLYSILTGTCPRCHQESMYLNKNPYNIGSVYKMHNNCSHCGLHYKIEPSFFYGAMYVSYGLGVTFSVAAFIITRVFIGTTLKNSFFAIIATLIIFMPIIMRLSRNIWINFFISYKDDWKDRQPKP from the coding sequence ATGTTAAAAAAAGGATCCAAATTATATAGTATTTTAACAGGAACATGCCCCAGATGCCATCAGGAAAGTATGTATTTAAACAAAAACCCGTATAATATTGGCTCTGTATACAAAATGCACAACAATTGTAGCCATTGTGGATTACATTATAAAATAGAGCCTTCGTTTTTTTATGGTGCTATGTATGTAAGCTACGGTCTTGGTGTTACCTTTAGTGTTGCTGCGTTTATAATTACAAGGGTGTTTATAGGTACAACACTAAAAAACTCTTTCTTTGCCATTATAGCTACCCTTATTATTTTTATGCCCATAATTATGCGACTGTCCCGCAACATTTGGATTAACTTTTTTATTAGCTATAAAGATGACTGGAAAGATAGGCAACCTAAACCTTAA